In a genomic window of Erinaceus europaeus chromosome 12, mEriEur2.1, whole genome shotgun sequence:
- the RAD51D gene encoding DNA repair protein RAD51 homolog 4 isoform X2, producing MGVLRAGLCPGLSQDMVQLLRSRGIRTVVDLVSADLEEVAQACGLSYKALVALRRVLLAQFSSFPFNGADLYDELKSSTAILSTGLGSLDKLLDAGLYTGEMTEFVGGPGSGKTQVCLCVAANVACGLQQNVLYVDSNGGLTASRLLQLLQARTPDEETQARALQRIQVVHAFDIFQMLAALQDFRATVAQQVSSSSGTVKVVIVDSVTAVVSPLLGGQQREGLALMMQLALELKTLARDLGVAVVVTNHVTRDRDSGKLKPALGLSWSFVPSTRILLDLGEGTGASGSWRSACLTKSPRLPIGSQEMVDFESWGAPEQSPTL from the exons ATGGGCGTACTGAGAGCCGGGCTGTGCCCGGGCCTCTCCCAGGACATGGTCCAGCTTCTACGGAGCCGCGGGATCCGGACAG TGGTGGACCTGGTTTCTGCAGACCTGGAGGAGGTAGCGCAGGCCTGTGGCCTGTCCTATAAG GCCCTGGTTGCTCTGAGGCGGGTACTGCTGGCTCAGTTCTCATCTTTCCCCTTCAATGGCGCCGATCTCTACGACGAACTGAAGAGCTCCACTGCCATCCTGTCCACCGGCCTTGGGAG CCTGGACAAACTTCTTGATGCTGGCCTCTATACTGGAGAAATGACTGAATTTGTAGGAGGCCCAGGTAGTGGCAAAACCCAG GTATGTCTTTGTGTGGCTGCAAACGTGGCCTGTGGTCTGCAGCAGAATGTTCTCTATGTTGACTCTAATGGAGGGCTGACAGCCTCCCGCCTCCTCCAGCTACTTCAAGCCAGAACTCCTGATGAAGAGACACAG GCCAGAGCCCTCCAGAGGATCCAGGTCGTGCATGCGTTCGACATCTTCCAGATGCTGGCTGCGCTACAGGACTTCCGGGCCACTGTGGCTCAGCAG GTGAGCAGTTCTTCAGGGACTGTGAAGGTGGTGATTGTGGACTCAGTCACTGCAGTGGTCTCCCCACTTCTGGGAGGTCAGCAGAGGGAAG gcTTGGCCTTGATGATGCAGCTGGCCCTAGAGCTAAAGACCCTGGCCCGGGACCTTGGTGTAGCGGTGGTG GTGACTAATCACGTGACCAGAGACAGGGACAGCGGAAAGCTTAAACCTGCCCTTGGACtttcctggagctttgtgcccaGCACTCGGATTCTCCTAGATCTTGGCGAAGGGACAGGAGCATCAGGCAGTTGGCGCTCTGCATGTCTGACCAAATCTCCCCGTCTG CCAATAGGTTCCCAGGAGATGGTGGACTTTGAGAGCTGGGGGGCTCCAGAACAGAGCCCAACATTATAG
- the RAD51D gene encoding DNA repair protein RAD51 homolog 4 isoform X1, giving the protein MGVLRAGLCPGLSQDMVQLLRSRGIRTVVDLVSADLEEVAQACGLSYKALVALRRVLLAQFSSFPFNGADLYDELKSSTAILSTGLGSLDKLLDAGLYTGEMTEFVGGPGSGKTQVCLCVAANVACGLQQNVLYVDSNGGLTASRLLQLLQARTPDEETQARALQRIQVVHAFDIFQMLAALQDFRATVAQQVSSSSGTVKVVIVDSVTAVVSPLLGGQQREGLALMMQLALELKTLARDLGVAVVVRKDREKLRGESEIEYLQHCYTTSEASPLKVTNHVTRDRDSGKLKPALGLSWSFVPSTRILLDLGEGTGASGSWRSACLTKSPRLPIGSQEMVDFESWGAPEQSPTL; this is encoded by the exons ATGGGCGTACTGAGAGCCGGGCTGTGCCCGGGCCTCTCCCAGGACATGGTCCAGCTTCTACGGAGCCGCGGGATCCGGACAG TGGTGGACCTGGTTTCTGCAGACCTGGAGGAGGTAGCGCAGGCCTGTGGCCTGTCCTATAAG GCCCTGGTTGCTCTGAGGCGGGTACTGCTGGCTCAGTTCTCATCTTTCCCCTTCAATGGCGCCGATCTCTACGACGAACTGAAGAGCTCCACTGCCATCCTGTCCACCGGCCTTGGGAG CCTGGACAAACTTCTTGATGCTGGCCTCTATACTGGAGAAATGACTGAATTTGTAGGAGGCCCAGGTAGTGGCAAAACCCAG GTATGTCTTTGTGTGGCTGCAAACGTGGCCTGTGGTCTGCAGCAGAATGTTCTCTATGTTGACTCTAATGGAGGGCTGACAGCCTCCCGCCTCCTCCAGCTACTTCAAGCCAGAACTCCTGATGAAGAGACACAG GCCAGAGCCCTCCAGAGGATCCAGGTCGTGCATGCGTTCGACATCTTCCAGATGCTGGCTGCGCTACAGGACTTCCGGGCCACTGTGGCTCAGCAG GTGAGCAGTTCTTCAGGGACTGTGAAGGTGGTGATTGTGGACTCAGTCACTGCAGTGGTCTCCCCACTTCTGGGAGGTCAGCAGAGGGAAG gcTTGGCCTTGATGATGCAGCTGGCCCTAGAGCTAAAGACCCTGGCCCGGGACCTTGGTGTAGCGGTGGTGGTAAGGAA ggacagagagaaactgaggggagaaAGTGAGATagaatatctgcagcactgctacaccacaagtgaagcttcccccctgaag GTGACTAATCACGTGACCAGAGACAGGGACAGCGGAAAGCTTAAACCTGCCCTTGGACtttcctggagctttgtgcccaGCACTCGGATTCTCCTAGATCTTGGCGAAGGGACAGGAGCATCAGGCAGTTGGCGCTCTGCATGTCTGACCAAATCTCCCCGTCTG CCAATAGGTTCCCAGGAGATGGTGGACTTTGAGAGCTGGGGGGCTCCAGAACAGAGCCCAACATTATAG
- the RAD51D gene encoding DNA repair protein RAD51 homolog 4 isoform X3 — MGVLRAGLCPGLSQDMVQLLRSRGIRTVVDLVSADLEEVAQACGLSYKALVALRRVLLAQFSSFPFNGADLYDELKSSTAILSTGLGSLDKLLDAGLYTGEMTEFVGGPGSGKTQVCLCVAANVACGLQQNVLYVDSNGGLTASRLLQLLQARTPDEETQARALQRIQVVHAFDIFQMLAALQDFRATVAQQVSSSSGTVKVVIVDSVTAVVSPLLGGQQREGLALMMQLALELKTLARDLGVAVVVRK; from the exons ATGGGCGTACTGAGAGCCGGGCTGTGCCCGGGCCTCTCCCAGGACATGGTCCAGCTTCTACGGAGCCGCGGGATCCGGACAG TGGTGGACCTGGTTTCTGCAGACCTGGAGGAGGTAGCGCAGGCCTGTGGCCTGTCCTATAAG GCCCTGGTTGCTCTGAGGCGGGTACTGCTGGCTCAGTTCTCATCTTTCCCCTTCAATGGCGCCGATCTCTACGACGAACTGAAGAGCTCCACTGCCATCCTGTCCACCGGCCTTGGGAG CCTGGACAAACTTCTTGATGCTGGCCTCTATACTGGAGAAATGACTGAATTTGTAGGAGGCCCAGGTAGTGGCAAAACCCAG GTATGTCTTTGTGTGGCTGCAAACGTGGCCTGTGGTCTGCAGCAGAATGTTCTCTATGTTGACTCTAATGGAGGGCTGACAGCCTCCCGCCTCCTCCAGCTACTTCAAGCCAGAACTCCTGATGAAGAGACACAG GCCAGAGCCCTCCAGAGGATCCAGGTCGTGCATGCGTTCGACATCTTCCAGATGCTGGCTGCGCTACAGGACTTCCGGGCCACTGTGGCTCAGCAG GTGAGCAGTTCTTCAGGGACTGTGAAGGTGGTGATTGTGGACTCAGTCACTGCAGTGGTCTCCCCACTTCTGGGAGGTCAGCAGAGGGAAG gcTTGGCCTTGATGATGCAGCTGGCCCTAGAGCTAAAGACCCTGGCCCGGGACCTTGGTGTAGCGGTGGTGGTAAGGAA GTGA